The following DNA comes from Chryseobacterium gallinarum.
ATAAGCTTTCCAGGCTTTTTTAAACTGTTCTTTTGTAACTTCAATTTCCTTTCCTCCTACACCCAGTATTTTTACATTTTCAGGAAGCTGTATATCCTTTTCTGCATTGGGCGTATTTATGGTTTTATTTCCTACAAGTGTCATGCTGTGGGAACCGGTGGCATCTTCAATCTTTACAATAAGCCCCGGAAGTCCGTAAAATTTATATGGCCCATCCTGAAAAGGAATATCCTGGGTAAACCAGGCGGTCCATTCTCTTCCTCCAAAATTGGTGACAGCTTTTTGAGCATTATAATTTCCAATCTTTTCTTTGTCCGGTAATATTTTCCATTCCGGTTTTTTGTCTTCCCGGATTTTATAGCGGTCCATAGAGATGCTTCTGAAAAGATAGGTCTTAAACTCAGGGTATTGTTTGGTTACTTTATAAGATACCTGTCCGGGATTTTCTCTTTTGTTTACACTTATACTTCCTCCTCCGGATTTGATCTGTTTTTCTATTTCAGCCCTTCCGATAGAATCGGCTACAAATTTATCATGACTATAATAATTTGATCCGTTTTTATCTATATCCAGAAGCATCATTTCTTTTTTCACATCTTCTTTATTGCCGGAATCCGGGATAAATTTATACTCATAAAAGAACCTGTTGACCTGTGCCTGGACCAGGATCCCCAAAAACATACAAAATAGAATTTTATTTTTCATAATATATTGTCAATAAAAAGCTTTGCCAATTTATCATTGTCAAAGCTTAATGGAACTTTATTTCTTTGTCTGAATTCTGACTTCGCTTTTTGTGCCTTTTACCAGACTTTCTTTATTGATATTAATACTTGCAATACTTTTAGGATCCACAGACATGGCTTCTTTTTTAGATACCTCGGTTCCGTCCACATAGTATCTTGCATCGTCCATGCCATTTACATTAAATTTTTTCACACCATTCATGGCAATGTTTCCATTTCCGTCTTTTTTAATATAATCGGCCTGCATTACGATTACCTTAGGAGGATTATGGGTTGTGATAAAATTGAATTTTTTGAATTCCTTTGCTGTTTCCGCCGCTATTTGTTGAGCTTCCGCTCTGGCCTTATCAGCTTCTATTCTCATTTTATCAGCCTGAAGCCTCATTTTCTGACTTTCATGTCTTGCTTTATCCGCTTCTTTCCTCATCTTATCGCTCTCCTTTCTTGCCCTGTCAGCCTGGCGCCTTGCTTTATCGGCCTCTTTCATAGCTTTACGGATATCCTCTTTTTCTTCCTTGCTTAAGCCTTCATAATATGCCGTTTTACCTGATTTAAAAATACTGATTTTGGGGGCTTTAGGAGCTCCCGGAGCTCCCGGAGCTACAGGTGGCTGAGGCGGATCAGGGAAAGAAACATCGATATCAATATCGGAAAGTTCCGGCATATCAATCTCCATTTTTTCAAGAGACTGCATTTTGTTTGTCCATTCAGGAGATTTAAAATAGTCAGTCAGCCTTTTATCTGCTTTTTCTGCGGCAATATCCCCTATTTCCAAAGCAAGCTCGTTTATTTCTTCGATTTTTTTATTAAAGGCGGCTGTCTCAGGTTTCAGTAGATTCAGTTCCTTTTCCTTCTCCTTCATCTTTTTTTCTATTTCTGCTAACCTTTTTTCGTTACCAGATGGTTTAGATGAAGGCTCATTGATATTTGTCTGTACATTTCTTTCAGACCTTACCGTATCTTTTATAATCCGGGAAACTGCTTTTTGGATTGAAATATTTTTTTCTTCAATTTCTTTATTCTTTGCATTTACCATATAGACGAACGCAACTGTAAATAAAACCGGCAAGGCAAAAATTCTTCGCGCATATCCGAATCTGGTTTTGGG
Coding sequences within:
- a CDS encoding GLPGLI family protein, which codes for MKNKILFCMFLGILVQAQVNRFFYEYKFIPDSGNKEDVKKEMMLLDIDKNGSNYYSHDKFVADSIGRAEIEKQIKSGGGSISVNKRENPGQVSYKVTKQYPEFKTYLFRSISMDRYKIREDKKPEWKILPDKEKIGNYNAQKAVTNFGGREWTAWFTQDIPFQDGPYKFYGLPGLIVKIEDATGSHSMTLVGNKTINTPNAEKDIQLPENVKILGVGGKEIEVTKEQFKKAWKAYVNDPTKNMRELMMNSGGNSNMKVAFKVKTSDGKEISDPNQVFREMEKRTKESLLKDNNPIEPDLVN
- a CDS encoding M56 family metallopeptidase — its product is METLLLYFGKVIVCSGVTFLYYQLSLKDKTFHHYNRFYLLSAMLISLLLPLIEVDYFTIEVNNDMYMLLDKIQNFNTEKKLDNGNFYFNIIFSALGLVSFYFLGKLLYGIFKIEQFKKQFKRESFDGINFYRTDLTEAPFSYFKNLFWKNTITLNSDIGKQILKHEMVHIEQKHSFDKIFIEVITSVFWFNPFFHIIKKEINLIHEYLADKKAVKNSDTKAFAQMLLASHFSGTQLPATSPFLSSNLKKRLKMLQKPKTRFGYARRIFALPVLFTVAFVYMVNAKNKEIEEKNISIQKAVSRIIKDTVRSERNVQTNINEPSSKPSGNEKRLAEIEKKMKEKEKELNLLKPETAAFNKKIEEINELALEIGDIAAEKADKRLTDYFKSPEWTNKMQSLEKMEIDMPELSDIDIDVSFPDPPQPPVAPGAPGAPKAPKISIFKSGKTAYYEGLSKEEKEDIRKAMKEADKARRQADRARKESDKMRKEADKARHESQKMRLQADKMRIEADKARAEAQQIAAETAKEFKKFNFITTHNPPKVIVMQADYIKKDGNGNIAMNGVKKFNVNGMDDARYYVDGTEVSKKEAMSVDPKSIASININKESLVKGTKSEVRIQTKK